AAGGCGAGCGCAACAAGTACGAGTACGACAAGGAGGTTCCCGGTGTCGTGCTGGACCGCGTGCTCCACAGCAACGTCCACTACCCCTCCGATTACGGCTTCATCCCGCAGAGCTACTACGACGACGAGGACCCCTTCGACGTCCTCGTTCTCGTGGAGGACCAGACGTTCCCCGGCTGTATCATCGAAGCCCGTCCGGTCGCGCTGATGAAGATGGACGACGACGGCGAACAGGACGACAAGGTCATCGCTGTCCCGATCGAGGACCCCCGCTACGATCACATCGAGGACCTCGACGACATCCCCCAGCAGACCCTAGACGAGATCGACGAGTTCTTCGCGACCTACAAGAACCTGGAGGAGGGCAAGGAAGTCGAGACCCAGGGCTTCGAGGACAAGCAGGCCGCGAAAGACGCCATCGAGCACGCGCAGGACCTCTACGACGAGCAGTTCGACTGAGCCGGGCGGTCCGTTCCCGACGAGCCATGCTCATCGATAATATCGGCGGGTGTTGCCGATGATTTATGAGCATGGGTAATTTTTAGGGGGAGGGGTTGGTAGTAGTCGGTGTGATGGCGACCGATCAGACAGACGCAGCACTCGACCACCCGACGGTCGTTCCGGAGCCGACAGACAGTGAACCGCCCGGAATCGACCACTTGACAGTCGTTCCCGAAAACGCTGGTACCGGCGAGTGACACTGTCACCGGTGTACAGGTTGCCGCTTCTCCCGACGCTGTTGCGAAAAGAAGCTTCTTGTCCCCGTCACCAGTAAAGAGGGGCATGGGACTATTCGACCGTTTGAAGGGCGACGACGGCCCACGCGTCGCGTTTTTCGGTATCGACGGCGTACCGTACAGCCTAATCGACCAGC
Above is a window of Haloarcula halophila DNA encoding:
- a CDS encoding inorganic diphosphatase — encoded protein: MTNLWEDLETGPNPPEEIYAVVECLKGERNKYEYDKEVPGVVLDRVLHSNVHYPSDYGFIPQSYYDDEDPFDVLVLVEDQTFPGCIIEARPVALMKMDDDGEQDDKVIAVPIEDPRYDHIEDLDDIPQQTLDEIDEFFATYKNLEEGKEVETQGFEDKQAAKDAIEHAQDLYDEQFD